In a single window of the Luteibacter rhizovicinus DSM 16549 genome:
- a CDS encoding outer membrane beta-barrel protein produces MRTTRYALLAAICALAPVTKAMASGSDDCSKGFASRFAAAYREDAQPADPNAEAPARRGMASPFSSPPFPSAEWQLGGVAYPIGVPNLNSQYPLEKALACNSVGKWMKDNRIEVYGWLNASANISTSSRTNYPVSYAVRPNRVEFNQALFRIERLADTVQTDHVDWGFHLDNLYGYDYHFTTAKGVFSNQLLNNPKPNEPLNGKIYGYDPMLFYGDIYLPHVAEGMDIRIGRWLSLPDIEAQFSPNNYLVTHSILYTVDPYTQMGVMTTTRLNQQWTVQVGINGGNDTAVWNHSARPTLQACVRYVSSDNNDMLYPCVNSFNNSDYNYNNVQMYVTTWGHRFSDNVHMLTEAYYMYGRNIPGYGEDFDPKVAGSSPYPGKAGEYGIVNYFNVELDPKNMISFRNEFYNDQKGQRTGYPTKYTSHTLGMTHWVTQDLEIRPEIRYDRSYDVNAYDGGRKDYQATAIVDAILHY; encoded by the coding sequence ATGCGTACCACTCGTTATGCTCTCCTCGCCGCTATCTGCGCACTCGCGCCTGTCACCAAGGCCATGGCCTCGGGCAGTGACGATTGCTCCAAGGGTTTTGCTTCCCGTTTCGCCGCGGCCTACCGCGAAGACGCCCAGCCTGCCGATCCGAACGCTGAGGCGCCGGCACGCCGCGGCATGGCCTCGCCGTTCTCGTCACCGCCGTTCCCCTCGGCGGAATGGCAGCTAGGCGGTGTCGCTTACCCGATCGGTGTGCCGAACCTGAACTCGCAGTACCCGCTCGAAAAGGCACTCGCCTGCAACAGCGTGGGTAAGTGGATGAAGGACAACCGCATCGAGGTCTACGGCTGGTTGAATGCCTCGGCGAACATCAGCACCTCGTCGCGCACGAACTATCCCGTGTCGTACGCCGTGCGCCCCAATCGCGTCGAGTTCAACCAGGCGCTGTTCCGCATCGAGCGCCTCGCCGACACCGTGCAGACCGATCACGTGGACTGGGGCTTCCACCTCGACAACCTCTACGGATACGACTACCACTTCACCACGGCGAAGGGTGTCTTCAGTAACCAGCTGCTCAACAATCCCAAGCCGAACGAGCCGCTCAACGGCAAGATCTACGGCTACGACCCGATGCTGTTCTACGGCGATATCTACCTGCCGCACGTGGCCGAGGGCATGGATATCCGTATCGGTCGCTGGCTGTCGTTGCCCGACATCGAAGCGCAGTTCTCGCCGAACAACTACCTGGTCACCCACTCGATCCTCTACACCGTGGATCCGTACACACAGATGGGCGTGATGACGACGACGCGCCTCAACCAGCAGTGGACGGTGCAGGTAGGTATCAATGGCGGCAACGACACCGCCGTGTGGAACCATTCGGCGCGCCCGACCTTGCAGGCCTGCGTGCGCTACGTGTCGTCCGATAACAACGACATGCTCTATCCCTGCGTGAACAGCTTCAACAATTCCGATTACAACTACAACAACGTGCAGATGTACGTCACCACCTGGGGCCATCGCTTCAGTGACAACGTGCACATGCTCACCGAGGCTTACTACATGTACGGCCGCAATATCCCAGGCTATGGCGAGGATTTCGACCCGAAGGTTGCCGGCTCGTCGCCGTACCCGGGCAAGGCGGGTGAGTACGGCATCGTGAACTACTTCAACGTCGAGCTCGATCCCAAGAACATGATCTCATTCCGTAACGAGTTCTATAACGACCAGAAGGGCCAGCGCACCGGCTATCCGACGAAGTACACGAGCCACACGCTCGGCATGACGCATTGGGTGACCCAGGATCTCGAGATCCGCCCTGAAATCCGTTACGACCGGTCATACGACGTCAATGCCTACGACGGCGGCCGCAAGGATTACCAGGCCACCGCCATCGTCGACGCGATCTTGCACTACTGA
- a CDS encoding DHA2 family efflux MFS transporter permease subunit, with protein MSTEFRPPNLALSTIGLSLATFMQVLDTTIANVSLPTIAGNLGVSSNQSTWVITSFAVSNAIALPLTGFLTRRFGETKLFVMATLLFSMASFLCGIAQSMTMLIIFRAIQGAVAGPMYPITQSLLISIYPPAKRGMALALLAMVTVVAPIAGPILGGWITDNYTWPWIFFINVPIGIFASFVVANQMKGRPEVTEKPKVDYVGLITLIIGVGALQVVLDKGNDEDWFSSPFIIVTAIIAAVGLAVFLIWELTDKDPIVNLKLFRHRNFAMGTLCLVLAYAAFFAIGLLVPQWLQRNVGYTSTWAGLAAAPLGIIPVILTPFVGRYAHKFDLRVLASGAFLVMGATCFMRSEFYLDIDFYSVAMVQLIQGLGVALFFMPILSILLSDLQPREIASGSGLATFLRTLGGSFAASLTTFLWDRRAVVHHERLTETITPFDPTAQQALTTIGHGDSQYATSALNAMITNQGYQISFNEVFHLLGYVFIGLVFIVWLAKPPFAAKAGPAASGH; from the coding sequence ATGAGCACCGAATTTCGACCGCCAAACCTGGCGTTGTCCACGATCGGCCTATCCCTTGCGACGTTCATGCAGGTGCTCGACACGACGATCGCCAACGTATCGTTGCCGACCATCGCGGGCAACCTGGGTGTCAGCTCCAACCAGAGCACGTGGGTGATCACCTCGTTCGCGGTCAGCAACGCCATCGCGCTGCCGCTGACCGGCTTCCTGACGCGCCGCTTCGGTGAAACGAAGCTGTTCGTCATGGCGACGCTGCTGTTCTCGATGGCCTCGTTCCTGTGCGGTATCGCGCAGAGCATGACCATGCTCATCATCTTCCGCGCCATCCAGGGCGCGGTGGCGGGCCCGATGTATCCGATCACGCAGAGCCTGCTGATCTCGATCTATCCACCCGCCAAACGAGGTATGGCCCTGGCGCTTCTGGCGATGGTCACCGTCGTCGCGCCCATCGCGGGCCCGATCCTCGGTGGCTGGATCACGGACAACTACACCTGGCCGTGGATCTTCTTCATCAACGTGCCGATCGGCATCTTCGCCAGCTTCGTCGTGGCGAACCAGATGAAGGGACGTCCGGAAGTCACCGAGAAGCCCAAGGTGGATTACGTGGGCCTGATCACGCTGATCATCGGTGTGGGTGCGCTGCAGGTCGTGCTCGACAAGGGCAACGACGAGGACTGGTTCTCGTCGCCCTTCATCATCGTCACCGCGATCATCGCTGCCGTCGGCCTGGCCGTGTTCCTGATCTGGGAACTCACGGACAAGGACCCGATCGTGAACCTGAAGCTGTTCCGGCATCGCAACTTCGCGATGGGCACGCTATGTCTCGTGCTCGCCTACGCGGCGTTCTTCGCGATCGGCCTGCTGGTGCCGCAGTGGTTGCAACGCAACGTCGGGTACACGTCGACCTGGGCCGGTCTCGCCGCGGCACCGTTGGGCATCATCCCGGTGATACTCACGCCCTTCGTCGGTCGCTATGCGCATAAGTTCGACTTGCGTGTGCTGGCGTCGGGAGCGTTCCTGGTGATGGGCGCGACGTGCTTCATGCGCTCGGAGTTCTATCTCGACATCGACTTCTACAGTGTCGCGATGGTGCAGCTGATCCAGGGCCTGGGCGTGGCGTTGTTCTTCATGCCGATCCTCAGCATCCTGCTATCGGACCTGCAGCCCCGAGAGATCGCGTCGGGCTCCGGCCTCGCCACCTTCCTGCGTACGCTGGGTGGCAGTTTCGCGGCGTCGCTGACCACGTTCCTGTGGGACCGGCGGGCGGTGGTCCATCACGAACGGCTGACCGAGACGATCACGCCATTCGATCCGACGGCACAGCAGGCACTGACGACGATCGGTCACGGCGATTCGCAATACGCGACCTCGGCGCTGAACGCGATGATCACCAACCAGGGCTACCAGATCTCGTTCAACGAGGTCTTCCACCTGCTCGGTTATGTGTTCATCGGCCTGGTCTTCATCGTCTGGCTCGCAAAGCCACCGTTCGCCGCCAAGGCCGGTCCAGCCGCGTCAGGCCACTAA
- the kdpC gene encoding potassium-transporting ATPase subunit KdpC: protein MVERDGKPVGSALIGQSFTAPGYFWSRPSATTPTPNNGAASTPSNLGPTNPALAKAASDRIVALRDADPGNTAAVPVDLVTASGSGLDPEISPAAAEYQLARVARARRLDPAKLRALVAANTDGRQLGVLGEPRVNVLKLNLAVDEAAR from the coding sequence CTGGTCGAACGTGACGGCAAGCCGGTCGGCTCCGCGCTGATCGGCCAGTCGTTCACGGCGCCCGGTTACTTCTGGAGCCGCCCGTCGGCGACGACGCCCACGCCGAACAACGGGGCAGCGTCCACGCCTTCGAATCTCGGACCGACCAATCCGGCGCTGGCCAAGGCGGCGAGCGATCGCATCGTCGCCTTGCGTGACGCCGATCCGGGCAACACGGCGGCCGTACCGGTGGACCTGGTGACGGCCTCGGGCAGCGGCCTGGATCCGGAGATCAGCCCGGCGGCGGCTGAGTACCAACTGGCCCGAGTGGCGCGGGCGCGTCGCCTCGACCCGGCCAAGCTTCGGGCGCTGGTGGCAGCGAATACCGACGGGCGTCAGTTGGGTGTGCTGGGGGAGCCGCGGGTGAATGTGTTGAAGCTCAACCTTGCCGTCGATGAGGCGGCGCGGTAA
- a CDS encoding AraC family transcriptional regulator encodes MHDETLHRLLESADGPPLIAYEARGEIPLRETDWHSHVRGQFFYVEQGLFITRTEHGSYLLPPHRAGWMPPGMMHTVSIAGPSHAWGVFIAPCAASVLPDRPCVVGVNDLFRAIVKRAATWPADAVTVEPERERLFAVLLDELRRAPVESLHLPMPIDRRLRRVAMAMYENPHDTRGIDDWASWAGMSSRTLTRLFRQETQCSVAQWRQQARLARGLERLAHGEPVSVVSDALGYATPSAFVAMFRRAFGDSPGRYLARQASEA; translated from the coding sequence ATGCACGACGAAACCCTTCACCGATTGCTGGAAAGCGCCGACGGTCCGCCCCTGATTGCCTACGAGGCGCGCGGCGAAATTCCCCTGCGTGAAACGGACTGGCACAGCCATGTGCGCGGCCAGTTTTTCTATGTGGAACAAGGGCTTTTCATCACACGTACGGAGCATGGCTCCTACCTGCTGCCGCCGCATCGCGCCGGCTGGATGCCGCCGGGGATGATGCATACCGTGAGCATTGCGGGCCCGAGCCACGCCTGGGGCGTGTTCATCGCACCCTGCGCCGCGTCGGTCCTGCCCGACCGCCCCTGCGTGGTCGGGGTCAATGACCTGTTCCGCGCCATCGTCAAACGGGCCGCCACCTGGCCGGCCGACGCCGTGACGGTCGAGCCCGAACGCGAACGCCTGTTCGCCGTGCTGCTCGACGAACTGCGCCGTGCCCCGGTGGAATCGCTGCACCTGCCGATGCCGATCGATCGCCGTCTTCGCCGCGTCGCCATGGCCATGTACGAGAACCCGCACGACACCCGTGGCATCGACGACTGGGCGAGCTGGGCAGGCATGTCCTCACGCACGCTCACGCGCCTGTTTCGCCAGGAGACCCAGTGCAGCGTGGCGCAGTGGCGACAGCAGGCTCGGCTGGCGCGTGGGCTGGAACGGCTGGCTCATGGCGAGCCTGTCTCGGTGGTCTCCGATGCGCTCGGATATGCGACGCCGAGCGCGTTTGTGGCGATGTTCCGGCGAGCGTTTGGCGATTCACCGGGGCGGTATCTGGCGCGGCAGGCTAGCGAGGCTTAG
- a CDS encoding sensor histidine kinase, whose translation MTDDRDARANALLSTASDEDGQRLKVFLGAAPGVGKTYAMLSAARDLKRQGIDVVVGLVETHGRSDTVALVEGLEVLPTRPVRYAGRDFREFDLEAALLRRPAVLLVDELAHTNLPGGRHTRRWQDIAELLDAGIEVYTALNVQHLESLNDQIRRITGVAVRETVPDAFLDRARDIVLVDLPPRELIGRLKQGKVYVPETAAVALDKYFSPTNLAALRELAVETVAAHVDSDLREIMLARGDAMPVRRRCMAAIDGQGQSEYLVRITRRIAERRGSPWSVVFVDRGGLDADRRERVDAAMRLARRLGGEGVILRGHAVADELLTWADREGVGQIIVGRTRERPIARRLGFSLTQQLLRRGAHLELTIVATPAERARARRRLRFKDGHGSRREYAFATGATAIAMALSFVADRFLSVANLSLIFLTAVLVVAVRTRMAVAVYTALLCFFGYNFFFAPPRYTLAIANADDVLAVVLFLVVALVCSRLATRLAGQVTSLRAAQVRARALVALGQQLATSADADSIRKAGASALARALSIEIAMLARDANGHFKVMNSVPDAFALSTQDLAAAEWCESHAEPAGRYTDTLHAASCWMLPLGAEHQRAGVVALRFPLSAREPDADRRSLALAMVQDIGQALDRARLAHELEGARVQGETERLRSALLSSVSHDLRSPLASMIGSAGTLLSYDAQLPANERHELLQAILGEGQRLDRYIQNLLDMTRLGHGTLQLHRDWVDAGEIVAAAVSRMRKLFPDVRIDVHLPTDTVLLHVHPALIEQALFNILENAGRFTPPEEPIRVTVRSEAGRLLVDVADRGPGIPEDERARIFDMFYSVTRGDRGGKGTGLGLAICRGMIGAHGGSVEALPHVGGGTTIRVSLPLSPPPESNA comes from the coding sequence ATGACTGACGACCGCGATGCCCGAGCCAACGCGCTGCTCAGTACGGCCAGCGACGAAGACGGCCAGCGGCTGAAGGTCTTCCTCGGCGCCGCACCCGGCGTCGGCAAGACCTACGCGATGCTTTCCGCGGCACGGGATCTCAAACGTCAGGGTATCGACGTCGTCGTCGGCCTGGTCGAAACCCATGGCCGCTCCGACACGGTCGCCCTGGTCGAGGGCCTGGAAGTGCTGCCGACCCGGCCCGTGCGCTACGCCGGCCGGGACTTCCGCGAGTTCGACCTGGAGGCTGCCTTGCTGCGCCGACCGGCCGTGCTGCTGGTCGACGAACTCGCGCATACCAACCTGCCCGGTGGCCGTCACACGCGTCGCTGGCAGGACATCGCCGAGCTGCTCGATGCGGGCATCGAGGTGTATACGGCGCTCAACGTGCAGCATCTGGAGAGCCTCAACGACCAGATCCGCCGGATCACCGGGGTGGCCGTACGCGAGACCGTCCCCGACGCCTTCCTCGACCGTGCGCGTGACATCGTGCTGGTCGACCTGCCGCCCCGCGAACTGATCGGCCGGCTCAAGCAGGGCAAGGTGTACGTGCCGGAAACCGCCGCGGTCGCGCTCGACAAGTATTTCTCGCCGACCAATCTTGCCGCCCTGCGCGAACTCGCGGTCGAAACCGTGGCCGCGCACGTCGACAGCGACCTGCGCGAGATCATGCTCGCCCGCGGCGATGCGATGCCGGTACGTCGTCGTTGCATGGCGGCCATCGATGGCCAGGGCCAGAGCGAGTACCTCGTGCGCATCACGCGACGTATCGCGGAACGACGAGGGTCGCCATGGAGCGTGGTCTTCGTCGATCGCGGTGGCCTCGATGCCGACCGGCGCGAACGCGTGGATGCCGCCATGCGCCTGGCCCGTCGCCTCGGTGGCGAGGGTGTGATCCTTCGCGGTCACGCCGTGGCCGACGAACTGCTTACCTGGGCGGATCGCGAAGGCGTGGGCCAGATCATCGTCGGCCGCACGCGCGAGCGGCCGATCGCGCGGCGCCTGGGCTTCTCGCTCACCCAGCAGCTGCTGCGTCGCGGCGCCCACCTCGAACTGACCATCGTCGCCACACCGGCCGAGCGCGCACGTGCGCGTCGCCGCCTGCGTTTCAAGGACGGCCACGGATCGCGCCGCGAGTACGCCTTCGCCACCGGCGCGACCGCCATCGCGATGGCGCTGTCCTTCGTTGCCGACCGTTTCCTGTCGGTGGCCAACCTCTCGTTGATTTTCCTCACTGCCGTGCTCGTCGTTGCGGTGCGCACGCGCATGGCCGTCGCGGTCTATACGGCGCTGCTATGCTTCTTCGGCTACAACTTCTTCTTCGCCCCACCGCGTTACACGCTGGCGATCGCCAATGCCGACGACGTGCTGGCGGTGGTGCTGTTCCTTGTCGTCGCCCTGGTCTGCAGCCGGTTGGCGACACGGCTGGCCGGACAGGTCACGTCGCTGCGTGCGGCCCAGGTGCGCGCCCGCGCCCTGGTCGCACTGGGCCAGCAACTGGCGACCAGCGCCGACGCAGACAGCATTCGCAAGGCCGGCGCCTCTGCGCTGGCCCGGGCGCTGTCGATCGAGATCGCGATGCTTGCGCGCGATGCCAACGGTCACTTCAAGGTCATGAATTCGGTGCCCGATGCGTTCGCCTTGTCCACCCAGGACCTCGCTGCCGCCGAATGGTGCGAAAGCCACGCCGAGCCCGCCGGCCGCTACACCGATACCCTGCACGCGGCCTCGTGCTGGATGCTGCCACTCGGCGCCGAACACCAGCGCGCGGGCGTCGTCGCCCTGCGTTTTCCGCTCAGCGCGCGTGAGCCCGATGCCGACCGGCGCAGCCTCGCGCTGGCGATGGTGCAGGACATCGGCCAGGCGCTCGACCGCGCGCGGCTCGCCCACGAACTGGAAGGCGCGCGCGTGCAGGGCGAGACCGAACGCCTGCGTAGCGCCCTCCTCTCGTCCGTCTCGCACGATCTCCGTTCGCCACTGGCCTCGATGATCGGCTCGGCCGGCACCCTGCTCAGCTACGACGCGCAGCTGCCCGCGAACGAGCGGCACGAACTGCTCCAGGCGATCCTCGGCGAGGGCCAGCGCCTGGACCGCTACATCCAGAACCTGCTCGACATGACCCGGCTCGGCCATGGCACCTTGCAGCTCCATCGCGACTGGGTCGACGCCGGCGAGATCGTGGCCGCCGCCGTATCGCGCATGCGCAAGCTCTTTCCCGACGTGCGGATCGACGTGCACCTGCCGACGGATACCGTGCTCCTGCACGTGCATCCGGCGCTCATCGAGCAGGCCCTGTTCAACATCCTCGAGAACGCCGGCCGCTTCACGCCGCCCGAGGAACCGATCCGGGTCACGGTCCGCTCCGAAGCAGGCCGGCTGCTCGTCGACGTGGCCGATCGGGGTCCGGGTATCCCGGAAGACGAGCGGGCGCGGATCTTCGACATGTTCTATTCGGTAACGCGCGGCGATCGCGGTGGCAAAGGCACGGGCCTCGGCCTGGCCATCTGCCGCGGCATGATCGGTGCGCATGGCGGCAGCGTGGAGGCCTTGCCCCACGTGGGCGGAGGCACGACCATTCGGGTCTCGCTGCCGCTGTCGCCGCCCCCCGAATCCAACGCATGA
- a CDS encoding response regulator — protein MNPTAPRVLVIDDEAQIRRFLDIGLRAEGYQVLLAANGEEGLGLAATQSPDVVVLDIGLPDMEGHDVLREIRMWSEVPVLMLSVRDSESEKVRALDHGANDYVTKPFGIQELMARLRVLLRQGAKGGQADAPVRYDDGSLVIDLARREVLLDGAPIALTRKEFAVLSLLVRHPGRVVSQQQILREVWGATHTQDTHYLRIVMGKLRLKLGDDPSTPRWLKTEPGVGYRFPAT, from the coding sequence ATGAACCCCACCGCTCCACGAGTCCTGGTCATCGATGACGAAGCGCAGATCCGCCGCTTCCTCGATATCGGCCTGCGCGCCGAGGGCTACCAGGTGCTGCTCGCCGCCAACGGAGAGGAAGGCCTTGGGCTCGCCGCGACGCAGTCGCCCGATGTCGTCGTGCTCGACATCGGCCTGCCGGACATGGAAGGCCACGATGTGCTGCGCGAGATCCGCATGTGGAGTGAAGTGCCCGTGCTGATGCTTTCCGTGCGCGATTCGGAGAGCGAGAAAGTCCGCGCGCTCGATCACGGCGCCAATGATTACGTGACCAAGCCCTTCGGCATCCAGGAGCTGATGGCACGTCTGCGTGTGCTGCTGCGCCAGGGCGCCAAGGGCGGTCAGGCCGATGCGCCGGTACGCTACGACGACGGTAGCCTCGTCATCGATCTTGCGCGGCGCGAAGTGCTGCTCGACGGCGCGCCGATCGCGCTCACGCGCAAGGAGTTCGCCGTGCTGTCGCTGCTCGTCCGCCACCCAGGTCGCGTCGTCAGCCAGCAACAGATCCTCCGCGAAGTCTGGGGTGCCACGCACACCCAGGACACGCATTACCTGCGCATCGTCATGGGCAAGCTCCGTCTCAAGTTGGGCGACGATCCCTCGACGCCGCGCTGGCTGAAAACCGAACCCGGCGTCGGCTACCGCTTCCCCGCCACCTGA
- a CDS encoding efflux transporter outer membrane subunit, whose protein sequence is MRLHTLVAAVGAALILSGCVTSRGLDPQGQLTDPTTLHADRTLAKVAVSPAGWPSADWWTGLGDSQLTSLIEEALKDNPDLATADARVRQAQAQASGADAARDPTFNVGAGAAGAHLPGSLLPSPPGNHFSWTKFGYGNFSWDLDLWGGKRAAWEAALGSQRATEIDARAARIEISTNVARAYVQLGYAFTQMDVAKAELDRSKASQTLTVQRVAAGVDNQTQVKQADSEVASAEREIAVSARAIDTARIQLSMLLGKGPDRGMDITRPAALAPSAVAIPANLPADLIGHRADLVAARWRVEAASKDIVAAKTEFLPNVSLGILAAQAAGGSDNLFSSRARFWQVLPAVSLPIFDGGRLRANLSGKDAEYDLAVAQYNKTLVGALNDVADDLSGLDSLGTQIQAQQRAQDAAQQAYDLSQLRYKAGVGSYLESLVVRQQLLEAQQRMASLKAQQVDTSVQLIQALGGGFRPEADDQPVVAATPATH, encoded by the coding sequence ATGCGTCTGCACACACTCGTGGCGGCCGTCGGGGCCGCGTTGATTCTTTCCGGCTGTGTCACCAGCCGTGGACTGGATCCGCAGGGTCAGCTCACCGACCCGACCACTCTCCACGCCGACCGTACCCTGGCCAAGGTGGCCGTTTCGCCGGCCGGCTGGCCGTCGGCCGACTGGTGGACGGGGCTCGGCGACAGCCAGCTCACCTCGCTGATCGAGGAGGCCCTGAAGGACAACCCGGATCTGGCCACCGCCGATGCGCGCGTGCGTCAGGCCCAGGCGCAGGCCAGTGGCGCCGACGCCGCACGCGATCCGACGTTCAACGTCGGTGCCGGCGCCGCGGGCGCGCACCTGCCGGGTTCGTTGCTGCCGTCGCCGCCGGGTAACCACTTCTCGTGGACCAAGTTCGGCTACGGCAACTTCAGCTGGGACCTGGACCTGTGGGGCGGCAAGCGTGCCGCGTGGGAAGCGGCCCTCGGCAGCCAGCGCGCCACGGAAATCGATGCTCGCGCCGCGCGCATCGAGATCTCGACCAACGTCGCCCGTGCCTACGTGCAGCTCGGCTACGCGTTCACCCAGATGGACGTGGCCAAGGCCGAACTGGATCGCAGCAAGGCCTCGCAGACGCTGACCGTGCAGCGTGTCGCCGCCGGTGTCGACAACCAGACGCAGGTGAAGCAGGCCGATAGCGAAGTCGCCTCGGCCGAGCGCGAGATCGCCGTTTCCGCGCGCGCCATCGACACCGCGCGTATCCAGCTCAGCATGCTCCTGGGCAAGGGTCCGGACCGCGGCATGGACATCACCCGTCCCGCCGCGCTGGCGCCGTCCGCCGTGGCCATCCCGGCGAACCTGCCCGCCGACCTGATCGGCCATCGTGCCGACCTGGTCGCCGCGCGCTGGCGCGTCGAGGCGGCATCGAAGGACATCGTCGCGGCGAAAACGGAGTTCCTGCCCAACGTCTCGCTGGGCATCCTCGCCGCCCAGGCCGCGGGTGGTTCGGACAACCTGTTCTCGTCGCGTGCGCGCTTCTGGCAGGTGTTGCCGGCGGTGAGCCTGCCGATCTTCGATGGCGGTCGTCTTCGCGCGAACCTGTCGGGCAAGGATGCCGAGTACGACCTCGCTGTCGCGCAGTACAACAAGACGCTGGTCGGCGCGCTCAACGACGTGGCCGACGACCTCTCGGGCCTCGACTCGCTCGGCACGCAGATCCAGGCGCAGCAGCGCGCACAGGATGCGGCGCAGCAGGCGTACGACCTCTCGCAGCTTCGCTACAAGGCCGGTGTCGGCAGCTACCTGGAATCGCTCGTGGTGCGCCAGCAGCTGCTCGAAGCCCAGCAGCGCATGGCGTCGCTGAAGGCGCAGCAGGTCGACACGTCCGTCCAACTCATTCAGGCGCTCGGCGGTGGTTTCCGCCCCGAGGCCGACGACCAGCCCGTCGTCGCCGCCACGCCCGCCACTCATTAA
- a CDS encoding efflux RND transporter periplasmic adaptor subunit yields the protein MSQESIAPSGAVVAPPPKSRRGFFLKLLVAVIVLAAIGWTVWYFVDGRWEEDTDDAYVNGNVVQITPQIAGTVTSIGADDGDLVHQGDVLVKLDPSDAEVALESARANLANTVRKVRGLYNNVTSSQADVAVRQTAVDRARQDYNRRRDLAKSGAISAEELSHAADTLTSAESSLSSAKQAYSSNKVLVDDTVVASHPDVRAAAAKLRSAYLDDVRATLVAPVDGYVAKRTVQVGQRVQPGAALMAVVPLHEVWIDANFKETQMNKMRIGQPVEVTADVYGGKTVYKAKIRSLGIGSGSAFSILPAQNATGNWIKIVQRVPVRVVFTDPKQLEEKPLRLGLSTKVTVNLHDQSGPLLSTQAPTKAEFSTPIYDKQLADADTDIARVIHENASAGEGEQQKAPK from the coding sequence ATGTCACAAGAATCCATTGCCCCATCCGGCGCCGTCGTTGCGCCGCCACCGAAGAGCCGTCGCGGCTTCTTCCTCAAGCTCCTGGTTGCCGTCATCGTGCTCGCCGCGATCGGCTGGACGGTCTGGTACTTCGTGGACGGTCGCTGGGAAGAAGACACCGATGACGCCTACGTCAACGGCAACGTCGTGCAGATCACCCCGCAGATCGCCGGTACGGTAACCTCGATCGGCGCCGATGACGGCGACCTCGTCCACCAGGGCGATGTGCTGGTCAAGCTCGATCCGAGCGACGCCGAAGTCGCGCTGGAAAGCGCCCGCGCCAACCTCGCCAACACGGTGCGCAAGGTGCGCGGCCTGTACAACAACGTGACCTCGTCGCAGGCCGACGTGGCCGTTCGCCAGACTGCGGTGGATCGTGCGCGTCAGGACTATAACCGTCGTCGCGATCTCGCCAAGTCCGGTGCGATCTCCGCCGAAGAACTGTCGCATGCCGCCGATACGCTGACCTCGGCCGAGAGCAGCCTGTCGTCGGCGAAGCAGGCCTACAGCAGCAACAAGGTGCTGGTCGACGACACCGTCGTCGCCTCGCATCCGGACGTCCGCGCCGCGGCCGCCAAGCTGCGCTCTGCCTATCTCGACGATGTTCGCGCCACGCTCGTCGCGCCGGTGGACGGTTATGTCGCCAAGCGCACCGTGCAGGTTGGCCAGCGCGTGCAGCCGGGTGCCGCCTTGATGGCCGTCGTGCCGCTCCACGAAGTGTGGATCGACGCGAACTTCAAGGAAACCCAGATGAACAAGATGCGCATCGGCCAGCCGGTCGAGGTGACTGCGGACGTGTACGGCGGCAAGACCGTCTACAAGGCGAAGATCCGCAGCCTCGGTATCGGTAGCGGCAGCGCGTTCTCGATCCTGCCGGCGCAGAACGCCACGGGCAACTGGATCAAGATCGTCCAGCGCGTGCCGGTCCGCGTGGTCTTCACCGACCCGAAGCAGCTCGAAGAGAAGCCGTTGCGCCTGGGCCTTTCGACCAAGGTCACGGTGAACCTGCACGACCAGAGCGGCCCGCTGCTCTCGACGCAGGCGCCGACCAAGGCCGAGTTCTCCACGCCGATCTACGACAAGCAGCTTGCCGACGCCGACACGGATATCGCGCGCGTCATCCACGAGAACGCATCGGCGGGTGAAGGCGAGCAGCAGAAAGCTCCGAAGTAA
- a CDS encoding MarR family winged helix-turn-helix transcriptional regulator — translation MNNPTCPSYDGRDSLGALIGMVRGEIVRAIESDLAALGVDLKFTQFHVLKRLATHGAMTATELARAVDLDGGAMTRQLDQLEAKGYLRRKQHEQDRRALRIELTEAGEALWKHLHESNIATLERAQKGLTGTERDQLHDYLERVLNALRDKD, via the coding sequence ATGAACAATCCCACATGCCCTTCGTACGACGGCCGCGACTCCCTGGGTGCCCTCATCGGCATGGTGCGCGGTGAAATCGTCCGTGCGATCGAGTCCGATCTCGCCGCACTGGGCGTCGACCTGAAGTTCACCCAGTTCCATGTCCTCAAGCGCCTGGCCACCCACGGCGCCATGACGGCCACGGAGCTGGCCCGGGCGGTGGATCTGGACGGCGGCGCCATGACCCGCCAGCTCGACCAGCTCGAGGCCAAGGGCTATTTGCGGCGCAAGCAGCACGAGCAGGACCGTCGAGCCCTGCGTATCGAGCTGACCGAAGCTGGCGAGGCGCTCTGGAAGCATCTGCACGAAAGCAACATCGCGACGCTCGAGCGGGCCCAGAAGGGCCTCACCGGGACGGAACGCGATCAGTTGCACGATTACCTGGAGCGCGTGCTCAACGCGCTCCGCGACAAAGACTGA